GACTCCATGGAACTGGAGCGCGAACGCGGGATCACCATCAAGGCCCACAGCGTTACCCTCTATTACAAGGCCAAAGACGGCGTCACCTACCAGCTGAACTTCATTGACACCCCGGGCCACGTCGACTTCACCTACGAAGTCAGCCGTTCCCTGGCCGCGTGTGAAGGTGCGTTGCTGGTGGTCGATGCGGGGCAGGGTGTTGAAGCCCAGTCCGTGGCCAACTGCTACACCGCCATCGAGCAGGGCCTCGAGGTCATGCCGGTCCTGAACAAGATCGACCTGCCACAGGCCGAGCCTGATCGCGTCAAGGACGAGATCGAGAAGATCATCGGCATCGACGCCACCGACGCCGTCACCTGCAGCGCCAAGACCGGCCTGGGTGTCGACGAGGTTCTGGAGCGTCTGGTTACCACCATTCCTGCGCCGACCGGCAACATCGAAGATCCGCTGCAAGCGTTGATCATCGACTCATGGTTCGACAACTACCTGGGCGTTGTTTCCCTGGTGCGCGTGCGTCACGGCCGCGTGAAGAAGGGTGACAAGATTCTGGTGAAGTCCACCGGCAAGGTGCATCTGGTCGACAGCGTTGGCGTGTTCAACCCGAAACACACCGCTACCGCTGACCTGAAGGCCGGCGAAGTGGGCTTCATCATCGCCAGCATCAAGGACATTCACGGTGCGCCGGTCGGTGACACCCTGACCCTGAGCTCCACTCCGGACGTACCGGTGCTGCCAGGTTTCAAACGCATCCAGCCGCAGGTTTACGCCGGTCTGTTCCCGGTCAGCTCCGACGACTTCGAGGACTTCCGCGAAGCGCTGCAGAAACTGACCCTCAACGACTCGTCGCTGCAATACACACCGGAAAGCTCCGACGCACTGGGCTTCGGCTTCCGTTGCGGCTTCCTCGGCATGCTGCACATGGAGATCATCCAGGAGCGCCTGGAGCGCGAATACGACCTGGACCTGATCACCACGGCGCCAACCGTAATCTTCGAACTGGTGCTGAAAACCGGTGAAACGATTTACGTCGACAACCCGTCGAAGCTGCCGGACGTCTCGTCGATCGAAGACATGCGCGAGCCGATCGTGCGCGCCAACATCCTGGTACCGCAGGAACACCTGGGCAACGTCATCACCCTGTGCATCGAAAAACGCGGTGTGCAGGTCGACATGCTGTTCCTCGGCAATCAGGTACAAGTGACCTACGACCTGCCGATGAACGAAGTGGTCCTGGACTTCTTCGATCGTCTGAAATCCACCAGCCGCGGCTATGCTTCGCTGGACTACCATTTCGATCGCTACCAATCGGCTAATCTGGTGAAACTGGACGTGCTGATCAACGGCGACAAGGTCGACGCTCTGGCGCTGATCGTGCACCGTGACAATTCGCACTTCAAAGGTCGCCAGTTGACCGAGAAGATGAAAGAACTGATTCCTCGTCAGATGTTCGACGTGGCCATCCAGGCTGCCATTGGCGGTCAGATCGTCGCCCGGACAACCGTCAAGGCGCTCAGAAAGAACGTATTGGCCAAGTGCTACGGCGGCGACGTCAGCCGTAAGAAAAAACTGCTCGAGAAGCAGAAGGCCGGTAAGAAACGCATGAAACAGGTCGGCAACGTGGAAATTCCACAAGAAGCCTTCCTCGCCGTGCTCAGGTTGGAATAGTCAGGTCCTATGTCACTAAATTTCCCGCTGTTGCTGGTCATTGCCGTGTTCGTCTGCGGTCTGTTGGCGTTGCTCGATCTGTTGATCCTGGCACCGCGTCGGCGTGCTGCCATCGCCTCCTATCAGGGTAGCGTCAGCCAGCCTGATGTGGTGGTGGTCGAGAAGCTGAACAAGGAACCGCTTCTGGTCGAGTACGGCAAGTCGTTCTTCCCGGTGCTGTTCATCGTGCTGGTGCTGCGTTCGTTCCTGGTGGAACCGTTCCAGATTCCGTCCGGTTCGATGAAACCGACCCTGGACGTTGGCGACTTCATTCTGGTGAACAAGTTTTCCTACGGGATCCGTTTGCCGGTGATCGACAAGAAGATCATCGAAGTCGGTGATCCGCAGCGCGGCGATGTGATGGTGTTCCGCTACCCGAGCGACCCGAACGTCAACTACATCAAGCGTGTGGTCGGCCTGCCGGGCGATACCGTGCGGTACACCGCCGACAAGCGCCTGTTCGTCAATGGCGAGTCGATTGCCGAGCAACTGGTCGGCTCCGAGCCGGGCACGCTGGGCAGCGCGGAACTCTACAAGGAAAAACTCGGCGCCGCCGAGCACCTGATCCGCAAGGAAATGAGCCGCTACCGCGCCACGCCGGACCATACCTGGACCGTGCCGGCCGGGCACTACTTCATGATGGGCGACAACCGCGACAACTCGAACGACAGTCGCTACTGGGATGATCCGAACATTCCCAAGGATCTGCTGGGCATGGTTCCCGACCAGAACATCGTCGGCAAGGCCTTCGCGGTCTGGATGAGCTGGCCGGAACCGAAACTCAGCCACCTGCCGAACTTCTCGCGGGTCGGCCTGATCAAGTAAACAAACACGGCGCTGTTGACCACAGCGCCGAATGCATTTCTGGCGTCGGCACAACCGGCTCCGGGGCATGAAGCCACGATATTCAGGACGTCATTTTTGAACACAGCGTTAATTGTCCCAGGCCTGCGCCGTATCCCGGCGATGGCAGTGGAATCCAGCCACGAACTCAGCGTGGGTAAACCGTGAGCGTTTCTCTAAGCCGTCTCGAGCGTCAGCTCGGTTACACCTTCAAGGACCAGGAACTGATGGTCCTGGCCCTTACGCACCGCAGCTTTGCCGGACGCAACAACGAGCGTCTGGAATTCCTCGGCGATGCGATCCTCAACTTTGTTGCCGGCGAAGCCCTGTTCGACCGTTTCCCGCTGGCTCGCGAAGGCCAGTTGTCGCGTTTGCGCGCACGGTTGGTAAAAGGTGAGACGCTGGCAGTGCTGGCCCGTGGTTTCGATCTGGGCGATTACCTGCGTCTGGGTTCCGGTGAGTTGAAGAGTGGCGGATTCCGTCGCGAATCGATTCTGGCCGACGCCCTGGAAGCACTGATCGGTGCGATCTACCTCGACGCCGGCATGGAAGTCGCCCGCGAACGCGTATTGGCCTGGCTGGCCGGCGAGTTCGAAGGCCTGACGCTGGTCGATACCAACAAGGATCCGAAGACCCGCCTGCAGGAATTCCTGCAATCGCGCGGCTGCGAACTGCCGCGTTATGAAGTGGTGGATATCCAGGGCGAGCCGCACTGCCGTACCTTCTTCGTCGAGTGCGAAGTTGTCCTATTGAATGAAAAAAGCCGGGGTCAGGGTGTGAGCCGTCGCATTGCCGAACAGGTAGCGGCCGCCGCAGCACTGATTGCCCTGGGTGTGGAGAATGGCAATGACTGATACAAACGCAACGCGCTGTGGCTATGTTGCCATCGTCGGCCGTCCCAACGTGGGCAAGTCCACGCTGCTGAACCACATCCTCGGCCAGAAGCTGGCGATCACCTCGCGCAAGCCGCAGACCACTCGCCACAACATGCTCGGGATCAAGACCGAGGGCGACGTGCAGGCGATCTACGTCGACACTCCCGGCATGCACAAGGGTGGCGAAAAGGCCCTGAACCGCTACATGAACAAGACCGCTTCGGCGGCGTTGAAAGACGTCGATGTGGTGATCTTCGTGGTCGACCGCACCAAGTGGACCGAAGAGGACCAGATGGTCCTGGAGCGCGTGCAGTACGTGACCGGCCCGCTCATCGTCGCGCTGAACAAGACCGACCGCATCGAAGACAAGGCCGAGCTGATGCCGCACCTGTCCTGGTTGCAGGAACAGCTGCCGAACGCGCAGATCATTCCGATTT
The window above is part of the Pseudomonas fluorescens genome. Proteins encoded here:
- the lepA gene encoding translation elongation factor 4, with protein sequence MSDLSHIRNFSIIAHIDHGKSTLADRFIQMCGGLAEREMEAQVLDSMELERERGITIKAHSVTLYYKAKDGVTYQLNFIDTPGHVDFTYEVSRSLAACEGALLVVDAGQGVEAQSVANCYTAIEQGLEVMPVLNKIDLPQAEPDRVKDEIEKIIGIDATDAVTCSAKTGLGVDEVLERLVTTIPAPTGNIEDPLQALIIDSWFDNYLGVVSLVRVRHGRVKKGDKILVKSTGKVHLVDSVGVFNPKHTATADLKAGEVGFIIASIKDIHGAPVGDTLTLSSTPDVPVLPGFKRIQPQVYAGLFPVSSDDFEDFREALQKLTLNDSSLQYTPESSDALGFGFRCGFLGMLHMEIIQERLEREYDLDLITTAPTVIFELVLKTGETIYVDNPSKLPDVSSIEDMREPIVRANILVPQEHLGNVITLCIEKRGVQVDMLFLGNQVQVTYDLPMNEVVLDFFDRLKSTSRGYASLDYHFDRYQSANLVKLDVLINGDKVDALALIVHRDNSHFKGRQLTEKMKELIPRQMFDVAIQAAIGGQIVARTTVKALRKNVLAKCYGGDVSRKKKLLEKQKAGKKRMKQVGNVEIPQEAFLAVLRLE
- the lepB gene encoding signal peptidase I yields the protein MSLNFPLLLVIAVFVCGLLALLDLLILAPRRRAAIASYQGSVSQPDVVVVEKLNKEPLLVEYGKSFFPVLFIVLVLRSFLVEPFQIPSGSMKPTLDVGDFILVNKFSYGIRLPVIDKKIIEVGDPQRGDVMVFRYPSDPNVNYIKRVVGLPGDTVRYTADKRLFVNGESIAEQLVGSEPGTLGSAELYKEKLGAAEHLIRKEMSRYRATPDHTWTVPAGHYFMMGDNRDNSNDSRYWDDPNIPKDLLGMVPDQNIVGKAFAVWMSWPEPKLSHLPNFSRVGLIK
- the rnc gene encoding ribonuclease III; this encodes MSVSLSRLERQLGYTFKDQELMVLALTHRSFAGRNNERLEFLGDAILNFVAGEALFDRFPLAREGQLSRLRARLVKGETLAVLARGFDLGDYLRLGSGELKSGGFRRESILADALEALIGAIYLDAGMEVARERVLAWLAGEFEGLTLVDTNKDPKTRLQEFLQSRGCELPRYEVVDIQGEPHCRTFFVECEVVLLNEKSRGQGVSRRIAEQVAAAAALIALGVENGND
- the era gene encoding GTPase Era translates to MTDTNATRCGYVAIVGRPNVGKSTLLNHILGQKLAITSRKPQTTRHNMLGIKTEGDVQAIYVDTPGMHKGGEKALNRYMNKTASAALKDVDVVIFVVDRTKWTEEDQMVLERVQYVTGPLIVALNKTDRIEDKAELMPHLSWLQEQLPNAQIIPISAQQGHNLDALEKVIADHLPENDHFFPEDQITDRSSRFLAAELVREKIMRQLGAELPYQITVEIEEFKQQGATLHIHALILVERDGQKKIIIGDKGERIKRIGTEARKDMELLFDSKIMLNLWVKVKGGWSDDERALRSLGYGDL